In Anabas testudineus chromosome 12, fAnaTes1.2, whole genome shotgun sequence, the genomic stretch GCGGGGTAATTTTGTTTGTATACTTGCTAATACTTGTAGAAGAGGTCGACATGAATAAGCTTTTTCATTCTGGGAGGGCAGTTTTGTGTTTCAACGCAGATTAATTGAttgtttgattttgaatttTCCTCATTTTCACTCATTTTGTTTCCTCATTCTTCAGATATCACTTTTCCATCTGTGATGTCTCAACAACCCCAACAGACTGTGCCCTCAGCCCCTGACTCCCCTGCGCTGGTGGTAACCTCCAACGTGCAGAAATATGCcattaagaagaagaaagtccTCAATGCTGAAGAAATGGAGCTGTTTGAACTCACGCAGGCAGCTGGTATTACTGTGGACCAAGAGGTTTTCAAGTAAGTATAATCAACTGTAGAGTTTCTAGATGATTCAGTCATTATGTGTAGGGACGTCTTCCTTTACATGCTATTATAGGACAGACTCTATGTCAGATTCTGTTCCCTCTAGCTGTTTTCAAATGTACAAATCATCAGCATTTGTTATGTTGATATTcattgaataaaacatttcaaaagcaTCTGCccaatgactgaatgtaaatgtaaatggtgaAAACCCTGAAACCCCTCATCTCACAGCTCAATGCTCATATTAGAGGAGATAGTATTACTGTTGTGTCTATTGGTGTCAGTGTCCAAACCCCATGCCTAATTTAAAGCCAGTTACAGGGGAATGATTCAGATCTTACTCCTATGCTAGATGATTTTGTGCactatttttgtaatttttattttttatgtattatatcATTTTGATGTGATTTTAGTAGAAAGAGCAGCAAAAGCAATTTTTGAAAAGCCCAGGAGCATCTGCATTTCCTTAGGAAGTTAAAATGATGTTGATGTATGATAAATTGATGCCACTGTTTTATACCTCTTTGATCATATCTGTTTTAACCTTCTCCATAAGATAATCCCTTCTATTACTTTCATATTGATAATAAAGTTGAGAGTGATTTCTGCTCCtcacacttcttcttcttcctgtcttaGGATCATAGTGGATCTGTTGAAGATGAATGTGGCCCCTCAAGCAGTCTTCCAAACTCTGAAGGCGATGTGTGCAGGCCAGAGAGTGGCTGACAGCAACGGCGGGGAATCTTCAACCATCTCCCAGACGACTAGCATCCCCACAGCACCTGCAGAGGCCAGAGGTTAGTATTTAATGGTTAGGAGGCAGCACCAACAGTGCAAGACATTTTAGTTAATGCCCTGCAAACACTACCAGATCTTTGTCATTAAAATGGCACATAACACTGCTCAGGTTGATGTTGGTTGAACTTATGCTGCAAATTCTATACTCCTGATGTTACAGTCCCATTCCCGCCCCATTTCAGTTAAAGATCTGCATTACGGTATAGAACATCTTTCTCTTTATTACAAATCTTTATTATAAATTAGTCCACATTTTCTATGTACTCTGCTATTTTCTGacgttttatttactgtatatgaaacTTGAAATCTGTGCACCTCTTACTCATCATGCAATAAAACAATTAGCTGAGTCTGAAATCCACAACACACGCTAATGCTATGCAGATTTtgttcacactgacaaaataaagttattaattGTGATTGTGCTGTTGATGGACTCTATTGTCCAACAATGCACTGACCACGTGTAATAGAAAAACtatggaagaaaaacacagtatgCTGCAAAAACAGTATACTTTAACTGCGGtacatactacagtatatagatGCTAATTTGAAAAACTACAGTTGTGCAAATCTGTCCCTTTCAGTGAATATGCAAAACTTTGATTgtaagaaaatataatttaacacCTCACTATAGAGCAAACCACTGAATGGGTGTGAGCTGtattgttgttctgttgttctttataCTGAAAGTGCTGCAGGTTGTTTCCCCTTAGCCAAGCATCTTGGCAGTAGGCGAAGTTGTGCCAGAAATTCCTGCTCTGTTGGGGAACATGTCTCCAGGCCTTCTCAAACAGTCTTTTTCAATGAATTACACaggtttaattaataaaatgaatgatggcTGCTTCTCCTGTAGCTGTTCGAATTGAAGGGGCCTGGTATTATTCCTGGCTGCTCCTAAATGGAACATAGCAAGGCAAAATGTTGATCAGGTAAAAGAGTTTTAGCTGGAGAGCCCCAGAGGCATGCTAACACCTCCTCATGTACAGTTGTTTACGAAAACAGTTTGTTGTCTCAAAGTTTTATAAATGCTTGCCAGTAGCTGGGAGTAGACAGTAGAAATAACACAAATCGATGGTTGAAGGCCCACGTTTGATGAGGTGCTAAGTTGACTACAGTACATCTGTGCAGGAGAGAGacagtttacagtatgtgtgggtCCTTTTCTGCAGAATGAAAGAGCTCAAGGTCTGTAAAGCACAGGCTCCAAGCTTTTCAGAACAAAGTGTAGAAAAAGAACCACAACTTCCagcatgtttaatgttttttttctaactttaCCTTTAAGTTTGCTTTTATTCTTCCTGTGCTCTTTGCTTCTCACTTGCCTTCTAAAGCATGTGAAATATTCACATTCCTTCACATAAGTACCGTACGTACTGTTGTAGAGGTCTGTGTCCTGCACTCTGCACCTCCTAATCCCCCTCACAAACTAAATTCCCTCTTCACTCCACCCCATAGTGAGCCTGTACATTTGAATGGAGGTGAACTGAAGACCAAGGATGTACAGTagacagactttaaaaaaaacctggTGACCTTCACTGTGTGCATGTCAcagctcttttttatttcttttctatcCTTCATGAATTCTGCTTTTTTCTGTGCCTCTTGTTTCCTGAAGAAGAGGACTCTTTGGTCTCTGGAAAGAGCCCTAAGCCTCCTGCAGCTCCCCCCTCAGCGTCTGGCCCCAGAGCCACAAGGGTCAACACTAAGATTGTGGTCTACGGCCCTCAAGACACTAGCTCTCCTCACGCTCAAGGTTCcctctgctgcactgtgtcCTACACCTCCATATGTCTGCTTGCTTTTCTTATAAGTGCTGTGTATGTTTACTGTAATACAGACCAGGTTCATGCCAAGATGTCATGCTGTGCTTTCTTCATTTCATAAGGAAACTTGTGAAATGAGCAGAGTGGaaactcctgtgtgtgtgtgtgtgattgtgtacaTGCATGCGTGTGTGGACTAGAAAGCTAGATCTTGCCTTTGAGAGctggtttggacatgttcattgcactttttttttcttgagtgGTTTTAAAGTGGCTAGAAAGTTAGTAATCATAAAGATGATGTTTTGGACTCCAGATTTATATGAAGCATTATGCTTCATTAATAGGTGCAAAGAAATGGTTTACATACATTGGTTAACAAATTGCAAAACTCATCTATTGCAATTTAAAGTCAAGGCCCCTCTTTACCAAATAGGCAGCgcaaacagagcagaaaacCTTATTTCTATACTGTGAACAAACAGTCCAGCATGATGGAGGAAAATGAGTGGAACAGTGAAGGCAGGACTTAAGATATTTGGAGATAACAGTAGTCCTTAAAAGCGGTTTAATGGTAACTGAAACCGAGGCTAAAACAAATCCAAGATCCTGTGTCGTGGTTCTGCACGGACCCCCTTCCTACTACTAGTCTGTGTTTGGTGGTGATGGAGTCTCCCACATATTACTACTGTAGTCAGACTGTAGCAGCAAGAAGTAAAACCCCGACATTTTGAATTGAGTAAGCTTGTGCTCCAttacttattatttaaatgtttatttcttcatttcagaCACAAATAAGTAGCTGCTAAAACCCCTTTCTAGTCACTTTATGGTTCTTGTGTGCAGTGTTGAAATGCTGTTCTATTAGCTGTAATAGAGAAGGTAAGACATCCTCGTCTGTGTGTGAAGTGCAACTTTTCATTTCAATCTTCTCCTTGTCGTCATTTCCACTTCTGATAGTACCATCTTGCTTGGAACATGTGGAGCAACAATCACAGTAACTTAACATTCGTCTCCTTGGTCCTAACTTGTTTCCCTGCTTTTTGTCAGTGCGCAGTAAAGCTGGAGCGAGCCACAGTGAGAAGACCAGAGAGGCCTCAGGTCAGCGGGTGCAGCGGCAGCCCAGCGCCACCAGAGGCCAGAAGAGCAAGAGCTCCGGCAGCAGTAGTTCCTCCTCACAGATAAACTCGACGTAAAACTCAGGTCAATGTGACGCCCTGTGTAAATATGtagttttctttacttttaatttatagaagtttgtgttaatgtgttaacaGTTGGTTCACTTAAGTCCCTTCACATTAAATCTTTTTACAGCATCAGCATTTTCCTTTGTTCTCTTTCCCAAGATGTAGGTAAACCAACCTTTAACAGTCATACGTTAAGTGTCGTCCCTGCCATGCTCTGTAAATGAATAAAGCCTTTTGTCTCGTTGCCATGTAAAATTAAACGACTTAGAACGACACAAACGCACAAAGTTTGATATAATTTTCCatctttaataaataacagaatGCTTGCAGACTGGTCTGTTTTTAGTGTAACCTTTGTTAGAGATGACGTGATCCCACTTTTTCTCTTTACTTAAACATACTTACACACCGAATACTAGTTTGAGGCTGTTTTTTCCACCAAAGATAAAGGAAACGATGATGGTGTCAGTACATAAAGGGGTTCAAATCTGCTCCACTTTTACCAGCTGTAATTCTCTGTAGACCTgtgcctttattttttttagcagtaCAATAAATTGCAGCTTACAGCACAAATATGAAATTAGTttacaataaacattttctccttTCAAAAAGCTTTCACACAGCAGTGAATTAACTGTTTTTGAAGTGGTTCTCTCTTTGAATCTGCACACGAATTAAATATAATAGTGTTTAAATACTAACCCAGTTGGATTGTTGCCCAGAGAAATCCATTTCTTGTTGCCGtactttaaagtaaattttGCACAGTGAAGGTCAAACATTCATAGGAAATAACATTAAGCGAAACATGTTAAATGGAAGGAAGTTGTAAAATCTGGATTCCACACTAAACTCAATGGGATCATTTAAATGAAAGGTCAGATGAGGTCAGGGGCTACTGTGGTGTTAAACTCTGGTAACAAAATTAATATAACTGATAACGAGCATTGATTTTATCatgatacagtatttaatgtAATTCGGTCATATGATGGCCAATCCCAGATCTGCTTATTAAGATCACTATCAGACCGCTTTACTACGTCTATTGTCGCACTTctttaaataactaaaactgttattttatgacacttttctttttctgtgcgCTGTTTGGCAGCAGTTACCTGCACAGATCTCAGTGTAGTGGTAGTCGGTCTGTTTCTCCTCTGGCACTGAGAACGTACAGCTGCACTGTCTGTCTCCTCGTGAATGGCTGATGATATAATGCTCCCTGCTGTTGATCTTACTCTGTCAGGGTCtcattgtttcctctttttctcttttctgcgGCTATaagatattttttaaagtttcaaaTCTCACACTTGTGCCTCAGCTTTTATTGTTTGGCTTCTATCACATGGGGGCAGTAGAAGCTCACTGCAGTGAGGTTGTCACCCAGTGAGACCCACTGTTGTCTTTTCAGAGATCCCTATGAATGGATCTtgaatgcattttgtatttttttgtttttttactgtttgtttgaaaCAAAGCATCACTCattcacaaacaaaccaaaactaGAGCTCAGTtatgaaacagagacacagagcaacgatatactgtgtgtgtgcgtgtttgtgtgtgtgtgtgaggcaggcTGCAGGACTTTATGTAGCTCCAGGTCTTTTATGTGGCCGTTTGTCCTGTTTATGTGTTcttgcctctcctctcctctgcgcTCTGCATTGATGGCAGCGTGCCTGTAATTGATGGCACCATATTGCTGTGGTGTAGCAGGTTTAATGGGGCTTGACAGAGCAAGGGAAAGCAGCATGCAACCAGGGAGGGAACTTAACCCTTTCGCACACACCCCACCCTCCATCCGTGTCCCTCCCGACTTCTCCACATGCCACCCTCGCctgtttttctgctctttcCGCCCTCCCTCTGCACATCAGcgcatgcaaacacaaatgagaATACAAACAGGCCCTCGGTGATTAGCTTGTTTACGATTCCTACTGTTATCAGCGGTCATGGTAATGGCAGTTTGGTTCATGATCAAGGAAGCTCAGACACCCCTCTGACTCCACTTCCGAATATAAATACTCACCAGCTGTTGGTGCTCTCTGCTGTTTTGCTTGGAGGAGCCTGAATGTGTTTGACAAAGGTAAACGGTTGGGAATTTATTTCTTCAAACTTGCAGCCAGACTGTGGTTCCTGATGTGAACCACAGGGGCCAGTGTGGATCCAAGCTACCGGCGTGGCCTTCCCACTGCCTTGGATTTCCACTGGCATCCACTCCAGCATTTCGGATGTGATTATTTTGTTATGAGGGAATTTCATAGCCAGTGCAGACTCTTCCATTAAATAGAGAGCGTTATCCTTCACTTAgatgcaccacacacactcattgcATGCGAATTTGTGCTCGTGCATGTGCACGCTATATGCACCATTAATCAATAGAGACAATGAAATGATGCTATTGTGTGCAAGGCAAGGCGAACGGCACATTGAAGAACGAGCTAGTCAAAGCTGTTGGCAAATCATTAATGTAAGGTGTTGGTCTAAACCAAGTTCTCACACTCTTTCTGTGCAAGCTGTTCCCAGGTGACAAAAAACTGGGGAGAGACACTATTTTAAGAGCTGATATCACAcctctctttctatttttttttgccCCCATCACTTCTATTCCCTCCTGAATCTCTTTCTCTGTGAGAGCACTTGGGTGGGGTGTGGAGGAATATCATcctgttttccttctctgctctccatctttcctctttctctcggGTATTAACTCTTAGTCCGCGCTTCTCTCTGAATTTATAGGCCACTTTCGCCTCACTTGTTGTCTCTCTACATTCGCTCCCTCCTCTAaccccttctctctccatcatcACGCCGCCCTCCTCCCCTCCTATTCCCCGCCATCAACCTCCTTGCCAGGCTGGCTGCAGATTGGCTATTTCCTGCACGCGCCCAGTAGAGCCCTTATCAGAGGTAGAGTGCTGATTGTTGGTCTGTCTCTCAGGCTGAC encodes the following:
- the mzt2b gene encoding mitotic-spindle organizing protein 2 isoform X2 encodes the protein MSQQPQQTVPSAPDSPALVVTSNVQKYAIKKKKVLNAEEMELFELTQAAGITVDQEVFKIIVDLLKMNVAPQAVFQTLKAMCAGQRVADSNGGESSTISQTTSIPTAPAEARVRSKAGASHSEKTREASGQRVQRQPSATRGQKSKSSGSSSSSSQINST
- the mzt2b gene encoding mitotic-spindle organizing protein 2 isoform X1, with the translated sequence MSQQPQQTVPSAPDSPALVVTSNVQKYAIKKKKVLNAEEMELFELTQAAGITVDQEVFKIIVDLLKMNVAPQAVFQTLKAMCAGQRVADSNGGESSTISQTTSIPTAPAEAREEDSLVSGKSPKPPAAPPSASGPRATRVNTKIVVYGPQDTSSPHAQGSLCCTVSYTSICLLAFLISAVYVYCNTDQVHAKMSCCAFFIS
- the mzt2b gene encoding mitotic-spindle organizing protein 2 isoform X3, which produces MSQQPQQTVPSAPDSPALVVTSNVQKYAIKKKKVLNAEEMELFELTQAAGITVDQEVFKIIVDLLKMNVAPQAVFQTLKAMCAGQRVADSNGGESSTISQTTSIPTAPAEAREEDSLVSGKSPKPPAAPPSASGPRATRVNTKIVVYGPQDTSSPHAQAVRSKAGASHSEKTREASGQRVQRQPSATRGQKSKSSGSSSSSSQINST